A stretch of DNA from Ovis aries strain OAR_USU_Benz2616 breed Rambouillet chromosome 14, ARS-UI_Ramb_v3.0, whole genome shotgun sequence:
TAGGGGGGTGGTTAGGGACCATATGGGATGCAGGGGCAGGCAGATGAGTATGGTAGATGCTGAGGATGTAGGGGCCTTGGGGACAGGAAGCGCGTCCTGCCAGTCTACACTCGCCGGAAACCCTCCCCGCTCCCTGCAGAACACCTCTGGCCAACCTCAACTGGCTGGACCAAGTTCCCTGGGTCTCCACCCTCTCTGGGAGAGTGGGGTGGCCCCTCTTCCATCCATCCTGGCACCGGGCGTGCAGAAATAGCTCCGGGTCGAGGACCCACCAGTCCCCCAGACGTCAGAGGGGGATCCAGTGAGGCAGCCCGGGCATCCATGCAGGCCACCCTGCACCCTGGAGGTCTGCCCTGCCCTCACCCGGAGCGGGGGCACCTCCTGGGAAAGGACGTGGGCCAGCTGATCTCAGGCCACCTGGCCCATGGGTCCCCCAAGGGCCCCGAGCCAGAGCCAGTTGAGAGAACAGCTGCAGGAGCTCCCCACGGTGGAACCTGGCCCCTTGAGTGTGGTGAGATCCCCATGAAGCCCGGTCACCCAGGCACTCTTTCTGGGGACCCCGGGGGCCTGCAAatcccccagcccagggccctgcaCCCCAGGTGGTGGGTGTGCGCACCCCAAGTCCTCACCAACAACCCACAAGCCCAGCCCCACTCTCGACACCGTCCATGCCCCCACCTGTCGGCTCTCCAGACAGCCAGGGGGCCGCAGCCCCACCACCCAcagagccccctcccacccccgacaCAGAATCCCCCGGCACCTGGGGCCAGTGAAATCGAGGCTCCCTCTGCCCCTAAGAGGCAGACGGACTGCAAGCCCCAGGCCCGCGGGGGAAGGGGCCACAGGACCCATGAGTGGGACCAGGGGAGCTCCATGCCCATGAGAATTGCCATTTATTCCCGAAGTTGCCAAAATCATCACCGAGGATTCACCGAGGGGTGCGTGAGGGGAGGCGGCGGCTCAAACACTGATTGAGGGACAgtcaggagctgggggaggggaactgGCGGGGGCCCCCGCTGCCCCTCCCCCTTCTAATGCCGTAGGAAGGGTCCTCCTCCGGCCAGCACCCTCCCCAGCCGCGTCCAGTTTCTCTCAGGGAGGCGGGCGGGGGACACAGGAAGAGGCTGTAGTGTGAGTGGGCCCCAGGAGGGGGAAGGGCGCTGGGGGGGGCAGGGTCCCCCGATTCACATGCACTCACAACACTGGTCTCCCAGGAAGCAAAATGGGGGAGGCCCCTCCCACCCTGGATTATAGGAGGAAGGGGTTAGTGTTGGGGGCCGGGGGTCCCGGGGGCATCATGGGGGGCAGGCCAGGGCCCCCGCCGAGAGGAGAGATGTACGTGGGCGGCGCTCCCGCGACCGGGGGCACAGGGCTGATCCGCAGCTGGTTCAGGGTGAGCGTCGCGGGGGGCGCAGGCTGGAaggggttggtgatggaagggCCAGTGGCCGGGGCTCCTGCAGGGAGGAGGGCGCAGCAGTCAGGGGTCTGCCGGAGCCCCCGCGCCCACCCGCCCCCGCAGCCACACTCACCACTTGGCAAGAAAGGGTTGGAAGCCTTGGCCCCGGGCGCCGCGGGGCCCGGCCGGCTCACCAGCGAGTCCAGGTCCACCAGCGCGGCGTTGGGGCCCAGAAAAGACTCGGGTGTCTTGCGCGTGGGCGGCGTGGGGGTCGGGGTGGCCGCGGGCGGGGGGCTCCCCACAGCCTCAGCCAGAGAGCCCCCGACCCCGCTCATGTCGAAGGCGCCAGGGCTGCGGGCGGGCACCTCTCCAGCGAGCAGCTCCAGCTCCCCTGAAGGGGCCGCAAAGGGGCTCAGGGGAGACCCCGAGATGCAGGGCCCAGCAGAGGGGCCCCCGAGCCCCGGCCGGCAGGGTCCAGGCACCAGGCTTCCACCTCAGGGGCATGGAGGGGGCAGGCCCAGCAGCGGGGACAACTTCCAGGAGGCTGGGAccgctggggtgggggcaggtggagcGAGTACCCTTCGTGGGGcctggttttgcttttttaaagataTCAGAACCCAGCTATGTTGGGAAAAAGGCACAGAAGCAGCTGCAGAGAGGCTGGAGGACAAGACCCCAGCCTGCTGCCTCCAAGCAGTGAGCGTTGCTTGGACGTGGACAGAGCACAAGGGACTCCCAGCAGTGGGGTGCACAGGCCAGGCCAGCGGCAGCATGCCCACCCTGCGTGGGAACCCCAGCAGGCAGGTGAGGACGGGGGCGCAGCCCGCAGAAGGGTCCTAGGGACACGGGACGCCCTGCCACGGTCACAGGCCCAGCAGCACCCGGGGAGCTGCAGAGGGGACGCCCCGCACCACCTTTGCAGTTTTTCCCTCCAAACCTGCCATCACGGCAAAGGACACGTGCTCGTCTCTGAACACCGGCGGGTGAGTGCCACGGGCGCCCAGCGCAGGCGGGGTGGGGGCTCACCTGTGCTGCTCCCAGAGGCCGGCAGGGCCGTGCGCAGGCGGTCGAAGTCAGAGAACTCGTCAGCCTCCGTGTCAAAACCCCCAGCCACTGTGCGGGGGTCAAGATGGCACTCAGCTTCCCCAGGAGACTGGGCCCCCCACGGGTCTGCCCCCTCCAGCCCCCCTCCAGTACCTGCAGTGCCATTGGTGCTGGGCTTGGCAGGGGACCCCCCCCAGGGGTCTGAGAAGGCCGGAGCTGGGGCCCAGGGGTCAGAGGCCAGGGGTCCGCTAACTGGGGCCCCacctggggcaggaaggaggcaTGTGAAGTGCTGGCACTCCCCTCTACCCCTCTTAAGCCCGGCGTCCCTGCAGCCACGGGCCTGGCCCCTCCCACCTAGCCCCCACTGCCCAATCCCAGAGACCACCTCCAGCCCCACAGCTACcagtccccacccccagggctgcACACTGGGGGCAGGGATTCTCACCATCGGAGCCCCCCCACGGGTCGGGTGCTGGTCCTTCTCCAGccgcaggggcctgggttccccCCCAAGGGTCAGCTGGGGGCCCTGCAGGGGCAGCAGGCCTCCAGGGGTCCCCAGAGGCCGGGGTAGGGGCTGGACCCCCCCAAGGATCAGCAGCCTGAGGGACAGGAGGTCCCCCCCAAGGGTCCGAAGCAGGGGCAGCCGTGGGGAGGGCAGCAGCCATGGACACAGGGGCCCCCCAGGGATCAGTGGCAGGAGCAGCAGCCGGGGCCGTGAAGACGTCAGCAAGATCCATCAGGGATGACTGCagtgaaagagagagggaggggtgaGGCGGCCTCAGACCAAGAGGGCACCCCGGGGGGAGGGCAGGAAAGAAGCACCCGGGAGGAGGAAGGGACCCCAGACTTCGAGAGGGGACCTTGGGGATAGAGAGGGGATCCGGGGGTAGAGAGAAGTGCCCAGAACAGGAAGAGGGGTGGAGACGACCCCAGACCAGGCCCAAAGAGAAAGGACACCCAGAGAGCaggtggggggggagggaggCGGCCCACCAGGAGGCTGAGCTTCCTCGGACTGACCGCCGCCGCCGTCCGCTGCTCTGACAGGCTCTGCCCTGCCTACCGCCTCCCCGCCCCACACGGCCCTGACATCACTCTCTTCGCAGCCATCAGCAGGCCCCACACGGACACACCGGTCCCCACCAACCCAGACCGCCAACCAGCCCTGCAGGACTGAGGACCAAGGCCAAAGCCACCCCAGGCCCCCTTGCCCCGCGCCAGTTCATGGGCTCCGGGCAGCACAGCAGTGCATACACCGATGCCGGGCTGTCCCTGGGCTGAGCCAGGTCCCCCTGGATGCAGAGGGGCCCCTAGCCATGCCCCCCACTCCCAGGAGCACGGAGCTGTGTGCACACTGAGGTCACCTTTGGCCAAGGCTGGCCCGGGGCCACCTCACCTCCTCCTGGCCCGCGGTCTCCCTCTTGCTCTCCTCTATGGCCATCTGCAGCCGCAGGTCGTCCCCACGGCGGATCCGCTCCTCCTGATCCACCCGGAGCGGCAGGCGGGAGGGGTCAGACTCTGGGTGACTGGACTTTCACTGCGCCCCCTCCCCCAAATGCACAGCCCCAGAACCCCGCGCCCACCCAGACAAGGCGACTGAAAATTACAATGGGATGTGGACAAAGGTGAGATGTGAAGGCAcatgggggcggggcggggtcggAGTGAGGGTGCTGTACGGGGACAGCCGGGGGTAGGCGCGCCTGAGGCGGGGGTCTCCTcccgtggggtgggggtgctggcgGCAGGGAGCAGCGCGCCCTCAGCCCCTAGCAGCTACAcacggggcgggggggagggcaCGGTCTGACACAGGTCCCATAGAAGCTGGAGTgggagtgtgggggaggggacCTAGGGAGGGTcttaggggagcctggtggtcggGGAAGCCGCTCTGACCTTATCGTGCTCCTCGCGGCTCAAACTAAGGGCCAGCTGGAGCTGGGCGTCATCCTCGGGGCCGCAGGAcgggggctgggggagagagagCATGAGGGGGCAGGGCCGGGCAGGGAGAGTGAGAGGGGGCGGGGTCAGAGGGGGGCGGAGCCGGGGAAGGCTGTGGAGGGCGGAGCCAGGTGGTGGGCGGGGCCGGGGAGGCGGGGAGAGACCGtgaccacgcacacacacaaggagggagacagaggcagggcCCCGACCTGGTGAAGAACGGCAGACAAGCTGGGGTGGGGCCGATCCTCCAGAGAGGAggggggcagagagggagagCTGGAGGAGCGGAGGCGAGGCGTGGAGATGGAAACAGAGCGGACTCAGACCCGCGGCCTGCGACCCCACCGAGCCGTGCCGGTACCTGGTCGGCCTCCTCCTTGCTCATGGCCAGCGCCAGCTGCAGCTGCAGCTCCTCCTCCCCGCTGCTCTGCGGCCAGGCCTGCTCCGCCTCGGGCGGGGGCCCGGAGCCCACGGCTGCGGAGGAAGCTGCAGGAACACAGCCGCTGAGACCCCGAGAAGATGGGACCCAACAGGGGGCCGAGTCTGAGACGCCCCCGTGCCCCAGTGGGATGCAGGCTCCGTGGCTGAGGAAGAGAGAAGTGGCCCCACCTGGGGGAACAACCCGGGCACGGAGGGACGGCCCTGAGGGCCTGGGCAGAAGTCAGCTGGTGAGGGCCAGGGCCCCGTGGACCTCTGAGCCAGAGGCCTAAGCTCCTGCTCTTGGTTGGGGGTGAATGGCCTCCTCCCCCCTCTCCAGGGCTGGAAAGCTCCCCATGGCTCCCACTGGGGAGCCAGGGATCTCGGTCTCCAGGGCTGGGCCCGGGGCTGGATGCTAGGAGGGGACAGCCTGCACAGCTGGCCCCTACCCAGCTCTAGGCACCAGGGGTGAGTGAGCAAAGGCTGGAGAGAAAACGAGGACGAAGACCAGAGGGAGCAGCAGCCTTCCCCTgcagcccccgcccccaacaCCACACCGCTCCACCCTGGCCGTGGTCAGCAGAGAAGCCCCTGCCCGCCTGCTGGCGCACTGCCGTGACCCCAGCCCGCGGAGACCCCCGCTCACCCGTGGCAGTTACTGCCGCGACCCCAGCCCGCGGTGACCCCCACTCACCCGTGGCAGTTACTGCCGCGACCCCAGCCCGCAGAGACCCCCGCTCACCCGTGGCAGTCTGCGCCAGCTTCTCCTTGGTTTTGAGCGCGTGGGCACGCTCCTCCCGCAGCCGGTCCTCGTCGCGCAACAGGGCCACCAGCTGCCTGGCCTTCTCGCGCACGTTCACGCCCTGGTCCTTGCCATCGCGGTCCACGTACTGGAAGTCCTTCAGGGTCTGCACGGCGTACATGTTCTCCTTGCACTGCTGTGACACGCGTTCCGAGCCCGTCTTGATG
This window harbors:
- the EPN1 gene encoding epsin-1 isoform X1; the protein is MSTSSLRRQVKNIVHNYSEAEIKVREATSNDPWGPSSSLMSEIADLTYNVVAFSEIMSMIWKRLNDHGKNWRHVYKAMTLMEYLIKTGSERVSQQCKENMYAVQTLKDFQYVDRDGKDQGVNVREKARQLVALLRDEDRLREERAHALKTKEKLAQTATASSAAVGSGPPPEAEQAWPQSSGEEELQLQLALAMSKEEADQPPSCGPEDDAQLQLALSLSREEHDKEERIRRGDDLRLQMAIEESKRETAGQEESSLMDLADVFTAPAAAPATDPWGAPVSMAAALPTAAPASDPWGGPPVPQAADPWGGPAPTPASGDPWRPAAPAGPPADPWGGTQAPAAGEGPAPDPWGGSDGGAPVSGPLASDPWAPAPAFSDPWGGSPAKPSTNGTAVAGGFDTEADEFSDFDRLRTALPASGSSTGELELLAGEVPARSPGAFDMSGVGGSLAEAVGSPPPAATPTPTPPTRKTPESFLGPNAALVDLDSLVSRPGPAAPGAKASNPFLPSGAPATGPSITNPFQPAPPATLTLNQLRISPVPPVAGAPPTYISPLGGGPGLPPMMPPGPPAPNTNPFLL
- the EPN1 gene encoding epsin-1 isoform X2; this translates as MSTSSLRRQVKNIVHNYSEAEIKVREATSNDPWGPSSSLMSEIADLTYNVVAFSEIMSMIWKRLNDHGKNWRHVYKAMTLMEYLIKTGSERVSQQCKENMYAVQTLKDFQYVDRDGKDQGVNVREKARQLVALLRDEDRLREERAHALKTKEKLAQTATASSAAVGSGPPPEAEQAWPQSSGEEELQLQLALAMSKEEADQEERIRRGDDLRLQMAIEESKRETAGQEESSLMDLADVFTAPAAAPATDPWGAPVSMAAALPTAAPASDPWGGPPVPQAADPWGGPAPTPASGDPWRPAAPAGPPADPWGGTQAPAAGEGPAPDPWGGSDGGAPVSGPLASDPWAPAPAFSDPWGGSPAKPSTNGTAVAGGFDTEADEFSDFDRLRTALPASGSSTGELELLAGEVPARSPGAFDMSGVGGSLAEAVGSPPPAATPTPTPPTRKTPESFLGPNAALVDLDSLVSRPGPAAPGAKASNPFLPSGAPATGPSITNPFQPAPPATLTLNQLRISPVPPVAGAPPTYISPLGGGPGLPPMMPPGPPAPNTNPFLL